One Panthera leo isolate Ple1 chromosome B1, P.leo_Ple1_pat1.1, whole genome shotgun sequence DNA window includes the following coding sequences:
- the TLR2 gene encoding toll-like receptor 2, translated as MSRVLWTVWVLGAVTSLSKEVAPHQTSLSCDSTGVCEGHSRSLNSIPSGLTATVRSLDLSNNEITYIGNSDLQGCVNLRALRLESNEINTIEEDSFFSLRSLEHLDLSYNHISNLSSSWFRPLSSLKFLNLLGNPYKSLGQTPLFSQLTTLRILKVGNTYSFTAIQEKDFAGLTFLEELEIDASNLQKYEPESLKSIQNISHLALRMKQPDLLLEIFVDLLSSVEHLELRDTHLNTLHFSKASINETNTSIKKWTFRNVKITDGSFSELVKLLNYVSGVLEVEFEDCTLHGLGDFDVSDMGKIGSVGGIETLTVRRLVIPYFYSFYDLSSVYSLTERVKRITVESSKVFLVPCLLSQHLKSLEYLDLSDNLMVEEYLRNAACEHAWPLLQTLILRQNRLKSLEKTGETLLTLKNLINLDISKNSYLSMPETCQWPEKLKYLNLSNTRIYSLTRCIPWTLEILDISNNNLNSFSLTLPQLKELYISRNKLKTLPDASFLPMLQVMRISRNAINTFSKEQLDSFQRLTTLEAGGNNFICSCEFLSFTREQQALAQTLTDWPHNYLCDSPFYVRGQRVQDTHLPASECHRAALVSAVCCVLFLLILLTGVLCHRFHGLWYLKMMWAWLQAKRKPRKAPQRDLCYDAFVSYSERDSHWVENLMVQELEHFDPPFKLCLHKRDFIPGKWIIDNIIDSIEKSHKTIFVLSENFVKSEWCKYELDFSHFRLFDENNDAVILILLEPIEKKAIPQRFCKLRKIMNTKTYLEWPTDEAQQEGFWLNLRTAIKS; from the coding sequence ATGTCACGTGTTTTGTGGACAGTATGGGTCTTGGGGGCTGTAACCAGCCTCTCCAAGGAAGTGGCCCCTCATCAGACTTCTCTGTCCTGTGACTCCACGGGCGTCTGCGAGGGCCACTCCAGATCTTTAAACTCCATCCCCTCAGGACTCACGGCAACTGTTAGAAGCCTTGACCTCTCCAACAACGAGATCACCTACATTGGCAACAGTGACCTGCAGGGCTGTGTGAACCTCAGGGCTCTGAGGCTGGAGTCTAATGAAATTAACACGATAgaggaagattcttttttttccctgaggagTCTCGAACATTTGGACTTATCCTATAATCACATATCTAATTTATCATCCTCGTGGTTCAGGCCCCTTTCTTCCTTGAAGTTCTTAAACTTGCTGGGAAATCCTTACAAATCACTTGGGCAAACACCTCTTTTTTCTCAGCTCACAACTTTGCGAATTCTGAAAGTAGGAAATACTTACAGTTTCACTGCGATTCAGGAAAAGGATTTTGCTGGGCTGACTTTTCTTGAGGAACTTGAGATTGATGCTTCAAATCTCCAGAAGTATGAGCCAGAGAGTTTGAAGTCCATTCAGAACATCAGCCATCTGGCCCTTCGTATGAAACAGCCTGATTTGCTGCTGGAGATTTTTGTAGATCTTTTAAGTTCTGTGGAACATTTGGAACTGAGAGATACTCATTTGAAcactttacatttttcaaaagcatcCATCAATGAAACAAATACGTCGATTAAAAAGTGGACGTTTAGAAACGTGAAAATCACTGATGGAAGTTTTAGCGAACTTGTAAAACTGTTGAATTATGTTTCTGGAGTGTTAGAAGTAGAGTTTGAGGACTGTACTCTCCATGGGCTTGGCGACTTTGACGTATCTGACATGGGCAAAATTGGAAGCGTAGGTGGGATAGAGACATTAACAGTACGGAGGTTGGTCATTCCATACTTCTACTCGTTTTATGATCTGAGTAGTGTGTATTCACTTACAGAAAGAGTTAAAAGAATCACAGTAGAAAGCAGTAAGGTGTTTCTGGTTCCTTGTTTACTTTCAcaacatttaaaatcattagaATATTTGGATCTCAGTGACAATTTAATGGTTGAAGAATACTTGAGAAATGCAGCCTGTGAGCATGCCTGGCCCCTCCTACAAACCTTAATTTTAAGGCAAAATCGTTTGAAATCATTAGAAAAAACCGGAGAAACTTTGCTTACTCTGAAAAACTTGATTAACCTGGATATTAGTAAGAACAGTTATCTTTCTATGCCTGAAACTTGTCAGTGGCCAGAAAAGTTGAAATATTTGAACTTATCCAACACCAGAATATACAGCTTAACCCGATGCATCCCCTGGACACTGGAAATTTTAGATATTAGCAATAACAATCTCAATTCATTTTCTCTGACTTTGCCACAACTCAAAGAACTTTATATTTCCAGAAATAAGTTGAAGACTCTACCAGATGCCTCCTTCTTACCCATGTTACAGGTCATGAGAATCAGCAGAAATGCAATAAACACTTTCTCTAAGGAGCAACTTGATTCTTTTCAAAGACTGACGACTTTGGAAGCTGGCGGCAACAATTTCATTTGCTCCTGTGAATTCCTGTCTTTCACGCGGGAGCAGCAAGCACTGGCCCAGACCCTGACCGACTGGCCACACAATTACCTGTGTGACTCTCCATTCTATGTGCGGGGCCAGCGGGTTCAGGACACCCATCTCCCAGCTTCTGAATGCCACAGGGCAGCTCTGGTGTCTGCCGTGTGCTGTGTCCTTTTCTTGTTGATCCTGCTCACGGGGGTTCTGTGCCACCGTTTCCACGGGCTGTGGTACCTGAAAATGATGTGGGCTTGGCTCCAGGCCAAAAGGAAGCCCAGGAAAGCTCCCCAGCGGGACCTCTGCTATGACGCCTTTGTGTCTTACAGCGAGCGGGATTCCCACTGGGTGGAGAACCTTATGGTCCAGGAGCTGGAGCACTTCGACCCTCCCTTCAAGTTGTGTCTTCACAAGCGGGACTTCATTCCCGGCAAATGGATTATCGACAACATCATCGACTCCATCGAGAAGAGCCACAAGACCATCTTTGTGCTTTCTGAAAACTTTGTCAAGAGTGAGTGGTGCAAGTACGAGCTGGACTTCTCCCATTTCCGTCTGTTTGATGAGAACAACGATGCTGTCATTCTCATTCTTCTGGAGCCCATTGAGAAAAAGGCCATCCCCCAGCGTTTCTGTAAGCTGCGGAAGATAATGAACACCAAGACCTACCTGGAGTGGCCCACAGACGAAGCTCAGCAGGAAGGGTTTTGGTTAAACTTGAGAACTGCAATAAAGTCCTAG
- the LOC122217779 gene encoding toll-like receptor 2, translating into MMWAWLQAKRKPRKAPQRDLCYDAFVSYSERDSHWVENLMVQELEHFDPPFKLCLHKRDFIPGKWIIDNIIDSIEKSHKTIFVLSENFVKSEGCKYELDFSHFRLFDENNDAVVLILLEPIEKKAISSRKRLG; encoded by the coding sequence ATGATGTGGGCTTGGCTCCAGGCCAAAAGGAAGCCCAGGAAAGCTCCCCAGCGGGACCTCTGCTATGACGCCTTTGTGTCTTACAGCGAGCGGGATTCCCACTGGGTGGAGAACCTTATGGTCCAGGAGCTGGAGCACTTCGACCCTCCCTTCAAGTTGTGTCTTCACAAGCGGGACTTCATTCCCGGCAAATGGATTATCGACAACATCATCGACTCCATCGAGAAGAGCCACAAGACCATCTTTGTGCTTTCTGAAAACTTTGTCAAGAGTGAGGGGTGCAAGTACGAGCTGGACTTCTCCCATTTCCGTCTGTTTGATGAGAACAACGATGCTGTCGTTCTCATTCTTCTGGAGCCCATTGAGAAAAAGGCCATTTCCAGCAGGAAGCGTTTGGGTTGA